One Streptomyces sp. SAI-135 DNA segment encodes these proteins:
- the iolD gene encoding 3D-(3,5/4)-trihydroxycyclohexane-1,2-dione acylhydrolase (decyclizing): MSTTTRLTVAQALVRFLSVQYTERDGVRHRLIAGTWGIFGHGNVAGIGQALLEAGEDAMPFHQGRNEQAMVHAAVGHARQLNRLSAQAVTTSIGPGATNLVTGAALATINRLPVLLLPGDYFATRAADPLLQQLEHPTEADVSVNDTLRPVSRYFDRIHRPEALVPSALQAMRVLSDPAETGAVTLALPQDVQAQAHDWPEEFFAERVWRVRRPAPDPVELAEAAEAIRSARRPLIVAGGGVHHSEAEQALKALVDATGIPVAATQAGKGSLRHDHPADVGGIGHTGTAVADDLARTADLVIGVGTRYSDFTTASGTLFQDPDVRFLNLNITAFDAHKLAARTVVCDARAGLEALASALAGHRVETAYEAGYGVGKERWDQVVDRAYSAADESAVPTQTQLLGALDAVVGDEDVVINAAGSLPGDLHKLWRARSPRQYHLEYGYSCMGYEIPAAIGVQQATPDTPVWALVGDGTYLMMPTELVTAVQEGLPINVVLIQNHGYASIGGLSESVGGERFGTAYRYRAADGTFSGAPLPVDLAANAASLGMDVLRAKTVRELREALAAARASDRPTCVYVETDTANPAAPPAEAWWDVPVAQTASRTAAVQARTEYDRQASARRTHL; encoded by the coding sequence ATGAGCACCACCACCCGTCTGACCGTCGCCCAGGCCCTGGTGCGGTTCCTGTCCGTCCAGTACACGGAGCGCGACGGCGTACGGCACCGGCTGATCGCCGGGACCTGGGGCATCTTCGGCCACGGCAACGTGGCGGGGATCGGGCAGGCCCTCCTGGAGGCGGGCGAGGACGCCATGCCCTTCCACCAGGGCCGCAACGAGCAGGCGATGGTCCACGCGGCCGTCGGCCACGCCCGCCAGCTCAACCGCCTGTCGGCCCAGGCGGTCACCACGTCGATCGGCCCGGGCGCCACGAACCTGGTCACCGGCGCGGCCCTGGCGACGATCAACCGTCTGCCGGTCCTGCTCCTGCCCGGCGACTACTTCGCCACCCGCGCCGCCGACCCGCTCCTCCAGCAGCTGGAGCACCCCACCGAGGCGGACGTGTCGGTGAACGACACCCTGCGCCCGGTCTCCCGGTACTTCGACCGCATCCACCGCCCCGAGGCCCTCGTCCCCTCCGCCCTCCAGGCCATGCGCGTCCTGTCGGACCCGGCCGAGACCGGCGCGGTCACCCTCGCCCTCCCCCAGGACGTGCAGGCGCAGGCGCACGACTGGCCCGAGGAGTTCTTCGCCGAGCGGGTGTGGCGGGTACGGCGGCCCGCGCCGGACCCGGTGGAGCTGGCGGAGGCGGCCGAAGCGATCCGGTCCGCCCGCCGCCCCCTGATCGTGGCGGGTGGCGGAGTCCACCACAGCGAGGCCGAACAGGCGCTGAAGGCACTGGTGGACGCCACCGGCATCCCGGTCGCCGCCACCCAGGCGGGCAAGGGCTCGCTGCGCCACGACCACCCCGCCGACGTGGGCGGCATCGGCCACACCGGCACGGCGGTCGCCGACGACCTGGCGCGCACCGCGGACCTCGTCATCGGCGTGGGCACCCGCTACTCCGACTTCACCACGGCCTCCGGCACCCTCTTCCAGGACCCGGACGTCCGCTTCCTCAACCTCAACATCACCGCCTTCGACGCCCACAAGCTGGCCGCACGGACCGTCGTGTGCGATGCGCGGGCGGGGCTGGAGGCGCTCGCCTCCGCGCTGGCGGGCCACCGCGTCGAGACGGCCTACGAGGCCGGGTACGGCGTCGGCAAGGAGCGCTGGGACCAGGTGGTGGACCGGGCCTACAGCGCCGCCGACGAGAGCGCCGTACCGACCCAGACCCAGCTGCTCGGCGCGCTGGACGCGGTCGTGGGCGACGAGGACGTGGTGATCAACGCGGCCGGCTCGCTCCCCGGCGACCTGCACAAGCTGTGGCGGGCCCGCAGCCCGCGCCAGTACCACCTGGAGTACGGCTACTCCTGCATGGGCTACGAGATCCCGGCGGCGATCGGCGTCCAGCAGGCCACCCCGGACACCCCGGTGTGGGCGCTGGTCGGCGACGGCACATACCTGATGATGCCGACGGAGCTGGTCACCGCGGTCCAGGAGGGCCTGCCGATCAACGTGGTCCTCATCCAGAACCACGGCTACGCCTCGATCGGCGGTCTGTCCGAGTCGGTGGGCGGCGAGCGGTTCGGCACGGCGTACCGCTACCGGGCCGCCGACGGCACCTTCAGCGGGGCCCCGCTCCCGGTCGACCTGGCCGCCAACGCGGCGAGCCTCGGCATGGACGTGCTGCGCGCCAAGACGGTCCGGGAGCTGCGCGAGGCCCTGGCCGCGGCCCGCGCCTCGGACCGCCCCACCTGCGTCTACGTCGAGACGGACACCGCGAACCCGGCCGCTCCCCCGGCGGAGGCCTGGTGGGACGTGCCGGTGGCCCAGACGGCGTCCCGCACGGCCGCCGTGCAGGCGCGGACGGAGTACGACCGCCAGGCGTCCGCACGCCGCACCCACCTGTGA
- a CDS encoding sugar ABC transporter substrate-binding protein yields MDRSSLSRSRRFAPAVALAAAAALTLAGCSSSSGGKKSEESADGASAGKATTPRMTIALVTHQSPGDTFWDIVRKGAQAAAAKDNVKLVYSADPSAANQANLVQNAIDQKVDGIAITLAKPDALKDVVAKAKKAGIPVVGLNSGVSEWQKLGLMEFFGQDETVAGEALGKRLNEEGAKSAVCVIQEQGNIGLTQRCDGVKKTFTGKLQTLNVNGTDMPSVKSTITAKLSQDKSIDYVVALGAPFALTATQSVTDAGSKAKVATFDLNKDLTGAISKGTIQFAVDQQPYLQGYLAIDSLWLYKNNGNYMGGGEQPVLTGPAFVDKSNVETVAQYAAKGTR; encoded by the coding sequence ATGGACCGCTCTTCTCTCTCCCGTTCGCGGAGATTCGCTCCCGCCGTGGCCCTGGCTGCGGCCGCGGCCCTGACGCTCGCCGGCTGCTCCAGCAGCTCGGGCGGCAAGAAGTCCGAGGAGAGCGCGGACGGCGCCTCCGCGGGCAAGGCCACCACGCCCCGGATGACCATCGCGCTGGTCACCCACCAGTCGCCCGGTGACACCTTCTGGGACATCGTCCGCAAGGGCGCCCAGGCCGCCGCCGCCAAGGACAACGTCAAGCTGGTCTACTCAGCCGACCCGAGCGCGGCCAACCAGGCCAACCTGGTCCAGAACGCGATCGACCAGAAGGTCGACGGCATCGCGATCACCCTCGCCAAGCCGGACGCCCTCAAGGACGTCGTGGCCAAGGCGAAGAAGGCCGGGATACCCGTCGTCGGCCTGAACTCCGGCGTCAGCGAGTGGCAGAAGCTCGGTCTGATGGAGTTCTTCGGCCAGGACGAGACCGTCGCCGGCGAGGCGCTCGGCAAGCGGCTGAACGAGGAGGGCGCCAAGAGTGCCGTCTGTGTCATCCAGGAGCAGGGCAACATCGGCCTCACCCAGCGCTGCGACGGTGTGAAGAAGACCTTCACCGGCAAGCTCCAGACGCTCAACGTCAACGGCACCGACATGCCGTCCGTGAAGTCGACGATCACCGCCAAGCTGTCCCAGGACAAGTCCATCGACTACGTCGTCGCCCTCGGTGCGCCCTTCGCGTTGACCGCGACCCAGTCGGTGACCGACGCGGGCAGCAAGGCCAAGGTGGCCACGTTCGACCTCAACAAGGACCTGACGGGCGCCATCAGCAAGGGCACCATCCAGTTCGCCGTCGACCAGCAGCCCTACCTCCAGGGCTACCTGGCGATCGACTCGCTGTGGCTGTACAAGAACAACGGCAACTACATGGGCGGCGGCGAGCAGCCGGTGCTCACCGGTCCGGCCTTCGTCGACAAGTCCAACGTCGAGACCGTGGCCCAGTACGCCGCGAAGGGCACCAGGTGA
- a CDS encoding ABC transporter permease, which translates to MGMTQHAEPAVTTPPAPGPSKVKDGRTSERPLALRLLARPDVGVFLGAVAVWVFFLIAAPPVREGSAMANILYQSSTIGIMALPVALLMIGGEFDLSAGVAVITSALTASMFAFQLTLNVWAGIFVALLVSLAIGFLNGWLVVKTGLPSFLITLGTFLILQGVNLAVTKLVTGNVATDDISNMDGFDQAKKVFANSFEVAGVQIKITIVYWLVFAALATWVLLRTKYGNWIFAVGGNKDSARAVGVPVNFTKISLFMLVGFAAWFVGMHNLFSFNTVQSGEGVGQELIYISAAVIGGCLLTGGAGSAIGPVFGAFMFGMVQQGIVYANWNPDWFKAFLGVMLLGAVMINLWVSRTATRR; encoded by the coding sequence ATGGGGATGACCCAGCACGCCGAGCCGGCGGTGACCACACCGCCGGCCCCCGGCCCCAGCAAGGTCAAGGACGGCCGGACCTCGGAACGACCGCTTGCCCTCAGGCTGTTGGCGCGCCCCGACGTGGGTGTGTTCCTGGGCGCGGTGGCGGTGTGGGTGTTCTTCCTGATCGCTGCTCCGCCGGTGCGCGAGGGCAGTGCGATGGCGAACATCCTCTACCAGTCGTCCACGATCGGGATCATGGCGCTGCCGGTCGCCCTGCTGATGATCGGCGGGGAGTTCGACCTGTCGGCGGGTGTCGCGGTGATCACCTCGGCGCTGACCGCGAGCATGTTCGCCTTCCAGCTCACGCTGAACGTGTGGGCGGGCATCTTCGTCGCCCTGCTGGTGTCGCTGGCGATCGGGTTCCTCAACGGCTGGCTGGTCGTCAAGACCGGTCTGCCCAGCTTCCTGATCACCCTGGGCACCTTCCTGATCCTCCAGGGTGTGAACCTGGCGGTGACCAAGCTGGTCACCGGGAACGTCGCCACCGACGACATCTCCAACATGGACGGCTTCGACCAGGCCAAGAAGGTCTTCGCGAACTCCTTCGAAGTGGCCGGCGTCCAGATCAAGATCACAATCGTGTACTGGCTGGTCTTCGCCGCGCTGGCGACCTGGGTGCTGCTGCGCACCAAGTACGGCAACTGGATCTTCGCGGTGGGCGGCAACAAGGACTCCGCCCGGGCCGTGGGTGTCCCGGTCAACTTCACGAAGATCAGCCTGTTCATGCTGGTGGGCTTCGCGGCCTGGTTCGTCGGCATGCACAACCTGTTCTCCTTCAACACCGTGCAGTCCGGCGAGGGCGTGGGCCAGGAGCTCATCTACATCTCGGCCGCGGTGATCGGCGGCTGTCTGCTGACCGGCGGCGCGGGCAGCGCGATCGGCCCGGTGTTCGGGGCGTTCATGTTCGGCATGGTCCAGCAGGGCATCGTCTACGCCAACTGGAACCCGGACTGGTTCAAGGCCTTCCTCGGCGTGATGCTGCTGGGCGCCGTCATGATCAATCTGTGGGTCAGCCGCACCGCGACCCGGAGGTAA
- a CDS encoding ATP-binding cassette domain-containing protein yields MTTEETGTHGAILADTPETAGTDGVIVELRNAGKSYGNIRALHGVSLQVRPSQVTCVLGDNGAGKSTLIKIISGLHQHTEGEFLVDGQPVRFTTPREALDKGIATVYQDLAVVPLMPVWRNFFLGSEMTKGRWPLRRLDIERMKQTADHELREMGIVLDDLEQPIGTLSGGQRQCVAIARAVYFGARVLILDEPTAALGVKQSGVVLKYVAAARDRGLGVIFITHNPHHAYMVGDHFSVLRLGAMELSAARDRITLDELTNHMAGGAELAALKHELSQVRGVDTEALPEEQDLTAPVASGGEGKS; encoded by the coding sequence ATGACCACTGAAGAGACCGGCACCCACGGCGCGATCCTCGCCGACACCCCCGAGACCGCCGGCACGGACGGGGTGATCGTCGAACTGCGCAACGCGGGCAAGTCCTACGGCAACATCCGCGCCCTGCACGGGGTGAGCCTCCAGGTCCGCCCGAGCCAGGTCACCTGCGTGCTCGGCGACAACGGCGCCGGCAAGTCCACCCTCATCAAGATCATCTCGGGTCTGCACCAGCACACCGAGGGCGAGTTCCTCGTCGACGGGCAGCCCGTACGCTTCACCACCCCGCGCGAGGCGCTGGACAAGGGCATCGCGACGGTCTACCAGGACCTGGCCGTGGTCCCCCTGATGCCGGTGTGGCGCAACTTCTTCCTCGGCTCCGAGATGACCAAGGGCCGCTGGCCGCTGCGCCGCCTGGACATCGAGAGGATGAAGCAGACCGCCGACCACGAACTGCGCGAGATGGGCATCGTCCTGGACGATCTCGAACAGCCCATCGGCACCCTCTCCGGCGGCCAGCGCCAGTGCGTGGCCATCGCCCGCGCCGTCTACTTCGGCGCCCGCGTGCTGATCCTGGACGAGCCCACCGCGGCGCTGGGTGTCAAGCAGTCCGGTGTGGTGCTCAAGTACGTGGCCGCCGCCCGCGACCGGGGACTCGGGGTCATCTTCATCACCCACAACCCGCACCACGCCTACATGGTCGGCGACCACTTCAGCGTGCTGCGCCTGGGCGCCATGGAGCTGTCCGCGGCCCGCGACCGGATCACCCTGGACGAACTCACCAACCACATGGCCGGCGGCGCCGAACTCGCCGCGCTCAAGCACGAGTTGTCCCAGGTCCGCGGCGTCGACACCGAAGCGCTCCCCGAGGAGCAGGACCTCACCGCGCCCGTCGCCTCCGGCGGCGAGGGAAAGTCCTGA
- a CDS encoding sugar phosphate isomerase/epimerase: MAAPLDRIRVGSAPDSWGVWFPDDPAQVPWERFLDEVAEAGYSWIELGPYGYLPTDPARLTDEIARRDLKVSAGTVFTGLHRGPSVWEPTWEHVSQVAALTQAMGARHLVVIPSFWRDDRTAEILEPPELTHEQWAHLTKGMERLGHEVKEAYGLDLVVHPHADTHLDTEDHVEHFLDSTDSELVNLCLDTGHYAYCGGDSVKLIETYGERIGYLHLKQVDPEILADVVRDGVPFGPAVQRGVMCEPPSGAPELEPVLVAAQKLGVELFAIVEQDMYPCEPDKPLPIAVRTRKFLRSCGA; this comes from the coding sequence ATGGCGGCCCCGCTCGACCGCATCCGCGTCGGTTCGGCCCCGGACTCCTGGGGCGTCTGGTTCCCCGACGACCCGGCCCAGGTGCCGTGGGAACGCTTCCTCGACGAGGTCGCCGAGGCGGGCTACTCCTGGATCGAGCTGGGGCCGTACGGCTATCTCCCGACCGACCCGGCCCGCCTGACCGACGAGATCGCCAGGCGCGACCTCAAGGTCTCGGCGGGCACGGTCTTCACCGGACTGCACCGCGGGCCCTCGGTGTGGGAGCCGACCTGGGAGCACGTCAGCCAGGTCGCCGCGCTCACCCAGGCGATGGGCGCGCGGCACCTGGTCGTCATCCCCTCCTTCTGGCGTGACGACAGGACGGCCGAGATCCTGGAGCCGCCGGAGCTCACCCACGAGCAGTGGGCCCACCTCACCAAGGGCATGGAGCGGCTCGGCCACGAGGTGAAGGAGGCGTACGGGCTCGACCTCGTGGTCCACCCGCACGCCGACACCCACCTCGACACCGAGGACCACGTCGAGCACTTCCTGGACTCGACGGACTCCGAACTCGTCAACCTCTGCCTGGACACGGGCCATTACGCCTACTGCGGCGGCGACAGCGTCAAGCTCATCGAGACGTACGGCGAGCGCATCGGCTATCTGCACCTCAAGCAGGTCGACCCGGAGATCCTCGCGGACGTCGTGCGCGACGGGGTGCCGTTCGGCCCGGCCGTCCAGCGCGGGGTGATGTGCGAACCTCCCTCCGGTGCACCGGAGTTGGAGCCGGTGCTGGTGGCCGCGCAGAAACTCGGCGTGGAGCTGTTCGCCATCGTCGAGCAGGACATGTACCCGTGCGAGCCGGACAAGCCGCTGCCGATCGCGGTGCGCACCCGGAAGTTCCTGAGGTCCTGCGGCGCCTGA
- a CDS encoding Gfo/Idh/MocA family oxidoreductase — MTERATLGVAVIGTGKMGADHVRRIHEVVSGARVSAVVDLDAERAKQIAARIEGCTAYTDPASAMAAADVDAVLIASPGPAHEAALLQAFEHDLPVLCEKPLTPDAASAIRVVEAEQRLGHRRAQVGFMRRYDAEYMKLKSLLETGQLGRPLMLHNRHRNAASPPFFTSSMLISDSVAHETDVTRWLLGHEITAVTVWRPTPSANAPDDLQDPQFVVFETDGGALSDVEIFVNCGFGYQVQAEAVCERGTARIGDGHAMVTNMAGRWGGTIAQDFVERFADAYDREVQAWVDATRRGQVTGPSVWDGYAAAAVCEAGVRSLDEGGRVPVELVERPALYG; from the coding sequence ATGACCGAGCGAGCCACGCTGGGTGTCGCCGTCATCGGCACCGGCAAGATGGGCGCCGACCACGTCCGCCGAATCCACGAGGTCGTCAGCGGGGCCCGGGTGAGCGCCGTCGTGGACCTGGACGCGGAACGCGCCAAGCAGATCGCCGCCCGCATCGAGGGCTGCACCGCCTACACCGACCCGGCCTCCGCGATGGCGGCGGCCGACGTCGACGCCGTCCTGATCGCCTCACCGGGCCCCGCCCACGAGGCGGCACTGCTCCAGGCCTTCGAGCACGACCTGCCGGTGCTGTGCGAGAAACCGCTCACCCCCGACGCGGCCTCCGCGATACGGGTCGTGGAGGCCGAGCAGCGACTGGGGCACCGGCGTGCCCAGGTGGGGTTCATGCGGCGCTACGACGCCGAGTACATGAAACTCAAGTCGCTGCTGGAGACGGGCCAGTTGGGGCGGCCGCTGATGCTGCACAACCGGCACCGCAACGCCGCGAGCCCGCCCTTCTTCACCAGCTCCATGCTGATCAGCGACTCGGTGGCCCACGAGACCGACGTGACGCGCTGGCTGCTCGGGCACGAGATCACCGCGGTCACGGTGTGGCGGCCCACCCCGTCGGCGAACGCCCCGGACGACCTCCAGGACCCCCAGTTCGTCGTCTTCGAGACCGACGGCGGCGCCCTCTCCGACGTGGAGATCTTCGTCAACTGCGGCTTCGGCTACCAGGTCCAGGCCGAGGCGGTCTGCGAACGCGGTACCGCCCGCATCGGTGACGGGCACGCCATGGTCACCAACATGGCGGGACGCTGGGGCGGCACCATCGCCCAGGACTTCGTCGAACGCTTCGCCGACGCCTACGACCGCGAGGTGCAGGCCTGGGTCGACGCCACCCGCCGCGGCCAGGTCACCGGCCCCAGCGTGTGGGACGGCTACGCGGCGGCCGCGGTGTGCGAGGCCGGAGTACGGTCGCTGGACGAGGGCGGCCGGGTGCCGGTGGAACTCGTGGAACGGCCCGCGCTGTACGGCTGA
- a CDS encoding tetratricopeptide repeat protein, whose protein sequence is MGLVRIFLPLPRAAARLAPERGGPLLGAALSYCVTPSWAGLRSPSPERRLAWADEAAAVYRGTGDTEGLGRALALRAHALLLSGRYEEACAAAADVPGEVSPAPAAFAGDVRAQALAGLGRTAEAVPAARSSVAAYRRLPAPDRRDRALGSLPGALRTYGWLLAATGRTEESVAVYEECAARLAAMSLRELAHVELVRPQVLAELVGVLRASGRYEDALGVGPEAREALRGPLAWTVPEIVLPLRVRLLIDLARCHTATGDPAEAGACAAAAVAEARKPHGAGELTSALDCLADVLGELGRTDKESITRREAAELRGT, encoded by the coding sequence ATGGGACTCGTACGGATATTCCTGCCGTTGCCGCGCGCGGCGGCCCGACTGGCGCCGGAAAGGGGCGGACCGCTGCTCGGGGCGGCGCTGTCGTACTGCGTCACCCCCTCCTGGGCGGGACTGCGGTCGCCGTCGCCGGAGCGTCGGCTGGCCTGGGCCGACGAGGCGGCCGCGGTCTACCGCGGCACGGGCGACACGGAAGGGCTCGGCCGGGCCCTGGCGCTGCGCGCCCATGCGCTGCTGCTGTCCGGCCGGTACGAGGAGGCGTGCGCGGCCGCGGCCGACGTACCGGGCGAGGTGTCACCGGCGCCGGCCGCCTTCGCCGGGGACGTGCGGGCGCAGGCCCTCGCGGGCCTGGGGCGGACCGCGGAAGCCGTCCCGGCGGCCCGGTCGAGCGTGGCGGCCTACCGCCGCCTGCCCGCCCCCGACCGCAGGGACCGGGCGCTCGGCAGCCTGCCCGGCGCGCTGCGGACGTACGGGTGGCTCCTGGCCGCGACCGGCCGCACCGAGGAGTCCGTGGCCGTCTACGAGGAGTGCGCGGCGCGGCTGGCCGCCATGTCGCTGCGCGAGTTGGCGCACGTCGAGCTGGTGCGGCCGCAGGTGCTCGCCGAACTGGTCGGCGTGCTCCGGGCATCGGGACGGTACGAGGACGCGCTGGGCGTGGGCCCCGAGGCCCGGGAGGCACTGCGGGGCCCCCTCGCGTGGACCGTCCCCGAGATCGTGCTGCCCCTGCGGGTACGGCTCCTGATCGACCTCGCCCGCTGCCACACCGCCACCGGCGACCCGGCCGAGGCCGGCGCCTGTGCCGCGGCGGCGGTGGCCGAGGCCCGCAAGCCGCACGGCGCGGGCGAGTTGACCTCGGCCCTGGACTGCCTCGCCGACGTACTCGGCGAACTGGGCCGGACCGACAAGGAGTCCATCACCCGGCGCGAGGCGGCCGAGCTGCGCGGGACCTAG
- a CDS encoding Gfo/Idh/MocA family oxidoreductase: MSEPLRIGVLGAARISESSLIGPARATGHRVVAVAARDRARAEAYAAGHGVERVAGSYAELIADPEVEVVYNPLANGLHGPWNLAALAAGKHVLSEKPSASNAEEAAEVREAVAKAGTVFMEAFHYLFHPVTRRLHEVLASGEIGELRHVEAMVAIQAPADSDPRWSLPLAGGAVMDLGCYSLHALRMLAPWAGGAPRLVSARGGERAGAPGVDEWLDADLAFPGGATGSARCHMAYDRLEMSCRIIGSHGEVLAPNFVLPHTDDRVVVRTAAGERTERLGTRSSYTYQLEAFADRVRGGAPLPLDADDAVSTMTLIDEAYRAAGFEPRPRTS, encoded by the coding sequence ATGAGCGAACCGCTGCGCATCGGAGTGCTGGGAGCCGCGCGGATCAGCGAGTCCTCGCTGATCGGGCCGGCCCGGGCGACCGGCCACCGGGTCGTCGCGGTGGCCGCGCGCGACCGGGCCCGCGCCGAGGCCTACGCGGCCGGGCACGGTGTGGAGCGGGTGGCGGGGTCGTACGCCGAGCTGATCGCCGACCCCGAGGTCGAGGTCGTCTACAACCCGCTCGCCAACGGGCTGCACGGGCCGTGGAACCTCGCGGCGCTCGCGGCCGGCAAGCATGTGCTGAGCGAGAAGCCGTCGGCGAGCAACGCCGAGGAGGCGGCGGAGGTGCGGGAGGCCGTCGCGAAGGCCGGGACAGTGTTCATGGAGGCCTTCCACTATCTGTTCCACCCGGTCACCCGGCGCCTGCACGAGGTCCTCGCGAGCGGGGAGATCGGCGAGCTGCGGCACGTCGAGGCCATGGTCGCGATCCAGGCTCCGGCGGACTCCGACCCGCGCTGGTCGCTGCCGCTGGCCGGCGGCGCGGTGATGGACCTCGGCTGCTACAGCCTGCACGCGCTGCGCATGCTGGCCCCCTGGGCGGGCGGCGCGCCCCGGCTGGTGTCCGCGCGGGGCGGTGAGCGGGCGGGCGCCCCCGGCGTCGACGAGTGGCTGGACGCCGACCTGGCCTTCCCGGGCGGTGCGACCGGCTCCGCGCGCTGCCACATGGCGTACGACCGGCTGGAGATGAGCTGCCGGATCATCGGTTCGCACGGGGAGGTCCTCGCGCCGAACTTCGTGCTGCCGCACACGGACGACCGGGTCGTGGTGCGCACGGCGGCCGGCGAGCGCACCGAGCGGCTCGGCACCCGGTCGTCGTACACCTACCAGCTGGAGGCGTTCGCGGACCGGGTGCGCGGAGGTGCCCCGCTGCCGCTGGACGCGGACGACGCCGTGTCGACGATGACGCTGATCGACGAGGCCTACCGGGCGGCGGGCTTCGAGCCGCGGCCGCGCACGTCCTAG
- a CDS encoding FAD-dependent oxidoreductase, producing MQELPDRTGPRTVAVVGAGPSGLAVARELERAGHRVTVLEEQDTVAGKCQSVHVDGHAFDLGGHICTNRYARVAELLGELDVETERTSRYRVLDARGRAVRQPMAFLRDGSLQRYRALREREFPRIAEPGLAHSARALAAPVGRWIADHGLYSMAESFGTGYTAAGYGHLDDDVPALYFVKYAEMTGLLDPGPELLGHPGDFTVVGGFATLWRRVAQELKDVRCGVRVTSVERRPDGVRLHTDSGPVAADEVVLAVALDRILPVLDATDEERDLAARIRSNAYHTTLAAASGLPSDAFYFLAAHTTSRETAGHCVSYHHRYPGSEVRTFYSYGRPGEVTALLSEDVAALGGRLEEVHLRREWAFMPHFGGADLRDGALDRLDALQGQDRTYFVGGLPAFELVECTVAHAQDLARRHFPPAQGTLTRRDDGPATIEEERQT from the coding sequence ATGCAGGAGTTACCGGACCGTACGGGCCCCCGAACCGTGGCCGTCGTGGGCGCGGGACCGAGCGGCCTGGCCGTCGCCCGCGAACTGGAGCGTGCCGGGCACCGGGTGACCGTGCTGGAGGAGCAGGACACGGTGGCCGGGAAGTGCCAGAGCGTGCACGTGGACGGGCACGCCTTCGACCTCGGCGGCCACATCTGCACCAACAGGTACGCACGGGTGGCCGAGTTGCTGGGCGAACTGGACGTGGAGACGGAGCGCACGAGCCGCTACCGCGTCCTCGACGCCCGGGGACGTGCCGTGCGGCAGCCGATGGCGTTCCTGCGCGACGGCTCCCTCCAGCGCTACCGTGCCCTGCGCGAGCGGGAGTTCCCCCGCATAGCCGAACCCGGGCTCGCCCACTCCGCGCGAGCCCTCGCCGCCCCCGTCGGCCGGTGGATCGCCGACCACGGCCTGTACTCCATGGCCGAGTCCTTCGGCACCGGCTACACGGCCGCCGGCTACGGCCACCTCGACGACGACGTTCCCGCGCTGTACTTCGTGAAGTACGCGGAGATGACCGGCCTGCTGGACCCGGGCCCCGAACTCCTCGGGCACCCCGGTGACTTCACCGTCGTGGGCGGGTTCGCCACGCTGTGGCGGCGGGTCGCGCAGGAGCTGAAGGACGTGCGGTGCGGGGTGCGGGTGACATCGGTGGAGCGCCGCCCGGACGGGGTGCGGCTGCACACCGACTCGGGCCCGGTCGCGGCGGACGAGGTGGTGCTGGCGGTCGCGCTCGACCGGATCCTGCCGGTCCTGGACGCCACCGACGAGGAGCGCGACCTCGCCGCACGGATCCGCAGCAACGCCTACCACACCACCCTGGCCGCCGCGTCCGGCCTCCCCTCGGACGCGTTCTACTTCCTCGCCGCCCACACCACGAGCCGCGAGACGGCCGGCCACTGCGTCTCGTACCACCACCGCTACCCGGGCAGCGAGGTGCGGACCTTCTACTCCTACGGCCGCCCCGGTGAGGTCACCGCACTGCTCAGCGAGGACGTGGCGGCCCTCGGCGGGCGGCTGGAGGAGGTGCATCTGCGGCGCGAGTGGGCGTTCATGCCGCACTTCGGCGGCGCCGACCTCAGGGACGGGGCACTGGACCGGCTCGACGCGCTGCAAGGGCAGGACCGCACCTACTTCGTCGGCGGGCTGCCCGCCTTCGAACTCGTCGAGTGCACGGTGGCCCACGCCCAGGACCTCGCGCGCCGCCACTTCCCGCCCGCACAGGGCACACTGACCCGGCGGGACGACGGCCCCGCCACGATCGAGGAGGAACGGCAGACATGA